From Halomarina ordinaria:
CCTACGCCTACATCTCACGGACGTTCGAGAACCGCCTCCCGGGCTTCCTCGTGACGTGGTCGAAGTGGCTCGGGTACATGGCCGCCGACGCCGTCCTCGCGCTCGGGTTCGGCAGCTACCTCCAGGTGTTCTACCCGAGCGTCGACCCGGCGCTCGCGGGGTTCGGCCTGCTCACGGTCCTCTTCCTCATCAACCTCGTCGGCAACAAGGGCTACAGCGTCTCGCAGAACGCCATCTTCGCGTTCCTGATGCTCGCCATCCTCGTCCTGGTCGTGCCGGGGAGTTTCAGCGTCGACCCGGCGAACTACCAGCCGTTCTTCACCGGCGGGTCCGACGGCTTCCTCGCCGCCGCCGTCCCCCTCTTCTACGCCTACATCGGCATCGCCGTCGCCGGGCAGATGGGCGCGGAGGTGAAGAACCCCGGCCGGAACCTCCCGCTGGCGATGGCGGGCGGCACGCTCATCCTCATCCTGCTGTACGTCTGGACGGCCATCGTCCTCTACGGGGTCGTCGCGGACTACACGGTCCTCGCGAACTCCGCCCGCCCGATGGCGACCGCCGCCGAGGCGTTCCTCGGCGACAGCGCCATCGCCATCGTCGCCATCGGCGGCCTGCTCGCCACCGCCTCCAGCGTCCACGCGGTGATGGCCGCCGGCATCAAGATGCCCTACTCGTGGGCGTGGGACGAGGTGTTCCCCAAGCGCTTCTGCGAGGTCAACGACCGGTTCGGGACGCCTCACTGGTCGCTGCTCACGCTGTACGTCGTCGCCAGCGCGCTCACGTTCTGGAGCTCTGGGCTCGACCAGGTCATCGTCATCGCGACGTTCAGCTACCTCATCGCGTACTTCACCGTCTCGATTACGGTCCTCTACGTCTACTTCACGAAGCCGGACCTCGCCTCGCAGGCGGCGTTCGACATCGGCGGCCTGCTCTTGCTGACGGGCGTCGTCGCGACGCTCGGCGCCGGCGCGCTCCTGACGCAGGCCTACCAGGGGTCGCTGACGGTGTACGTCCCGTGGCTGCTCGTCGGCATCGTCGTCTTCGCGGTGTACTGGTACCGCGGCGAGCAGCGCGACGTCGACGTCGACGCGCTGCTCTCGACGCTCCCGGGGGTCTCCGCGACGGACCGCGAGGTCACCCAGGGGCAGGGGGTGGGCGATGACTGACGCCCGCGTCGTCGACCCCGACGCGACCATCGACCTCCTGCAGGAGATGGTGCGAATCCCGAGCCCGTACTTCGAGGAGCACGACCTCGCGGACTTCGTCTACGCCTGGCTCGCCGACCGCGACCTCGCCCCCGAGTACCACCACGTGAGCGAACCGGACATCACCGGCTACGAGGGGGACAACGTCGTCGCCCGACTGGAGGGGAACGACCCCGACGCGCCGACGCTCCTGCTCAACGCCCACATGGACACGGTGAAGCTCGTCGAGGACTGGGCGGAGGACCCCTGCTCGGGGCGCATCGAGGACGGGAAACTGTACGGGCAGGGCGCCTGCGACATGAAGGGCGGCCTCGCCGCCATCATGGTCGCCTTCGAGGCACTCGCGGAGCGGGACCTGGCCGGCGACGTGCTGTTCACGGCCGTCGTCGACGAGGAGGGCCCCTACGGCCTCGGCGCAGACCGTCTCGTCCGCGACGGCTACACCGACGACTGCGACGCGGCCATCGTCACCGAACCCGGCCCCGTCCTCTCGCAGGGCGACGACGTCGAGAACCCGGCGCTCGTCCTCGGCGCGCGCGGCCGGTTCCTCTACGACATCACGGTCAGGGGGAAGGCGGCGCACGGCTCGCAGCCGGAGAAGGGAGTCAACGCCGTCGTCGACGCCGGGCGCGTCGCCGAGGCGCTCACCGACATCGAGGTCGGCACGCACCCCGAACTCGGCGACGGGTCGGTCTGTCCGCTCCTGCTCGACGGCGGGAGCCAGACGCTCTCGGTGCCCGAGCGCGCCCGCCTGATGGTCGACCGCCACGTCGTCGTCGGCGAGAGCGAGGCGGACGTGCGCGCCGACGCCGAGACGGCCATCGCGGCGCTCGACCTCGAGAGCGAGGTGGATGTGAGCTTCCGGGAGGCACCCGAACCGGACATCCGCTACGGCCCCTACGTCACCGACCCCGACCACCCGCTGGTCGGGTCGCTCCGCGGTGCGGCCGAGCGCGTGACGGGCGTCGCCCCCGCCATCGCCTACTTCTCCAGCGTCGGCGACTTCAACTACTTCGGCGAGCGGGCGGGCCTTCCGACGGTCATCGTCGGTCCCGACGGCGAGAACATCCACGGGGCGGGCGAGTTCGTCTACACCGACGAGGTCGTCGAGGTGGCCGACATCGTCGTCGAGGGAGCGAGCGACCTGCTCGGGTAGCCCGGGCCGTCAGGCGAGTGCCGGCCCAACGTTCAACTGGGCGACCGTCGAAGTCGGTCACATGGCAACCGAATTCACGGACGAGCAGGTCGGCAAGCGCGTCGTCTCCCAGACCGGCGAGGAGATAGGGACCGTCTCGTCGGTCAGCGACGGCGACCTCCACGTCACCGTCGACGGGGACGTCGACGACGACCTCGCCGACGAACTGGGGTGGGGTGGTGCCGTCGAACAGGACACGAACCGCCTCGAGAGGGAGTACGTGGCGGACGTCGAGGAGGAGTCGGTTCGTCTCCGAATCTGACTACCGCGTCGGGAGGTCGACGCCGTGGGGGTTCTCCAGCGGGTCGCCCGTCAGGGGGATGTCCCAGTACTTCTCCGCGTCCACGTCGTCGATGGAGCCGTCGGCCATCGCCTCGAAGGTGGCCATGAAGCCCACCGTCGTCGCCTGGACCATCTGGCCGAAGCCCTGCTGGCCGCGGTCGTCGGTCTGGCCGGCGACCTCGTAGAGCAGGCCCGCCGCGCCCGTGTTCGGGCAGACGGTGTCGAGGTACGACCCCCACAGCGGGTAGTAGCCGTAGCGGGTCACGCTGTCGAAGACGCTGTCGCCGCGCTGGCCGAGCGCCTCCTCGACGAGGACGTTCAGTTGGAGCGACCGCTCGCTCGTCTCGGCGTCGATGAACGGGTCGACGACCTGCTCGACGTCCGCGCCGTCGAAGTCGAACGGCGAGCGGTCGAGGTACGCCTCGCCGTAGGCGGGCATGACGCTCATGATGGTCTGCTTAGGGGGCTGGTTGCCGTCGCCGGAACCGGGGTAGAGGTAGCGCCCCTGGTGGTGGTGCGTGATGGCGTAGTCCGGGTCGGCGCGGAGCGCGCTCGCGGCGACGGCGCGCACCTCGGGCGCGAGCATGAGCCCGCTCGACCGCAGGGTGTAGCCCTCGTACTCGACGTCGTAGTAGTTCACGCCGCTGTCGCTCTGGGACCACGACCCGTCCTGCTCGTCGATGGCGTCCGCGTCCAGCGCGATGTTGAAGTCCCGGTTCATGTCGTAGCCGGGGTGCGCGTCGTCGGGCGTCGCGTAGTGGTAGGACGGCCGGTACGCGGAGTCGCCCTCCGCCCAGTCCTGGGTGTTGGTCCGGCGGCCGATCCACTCGTCGGTCCCGTCGTCGTCGATGTCGTACTCGAACATCGCCCCGTCGGGGTTCACCCGGGGGACCACGGTGAACGAGAGTTCGTCGAGCAGGAGGTCGACCTGCTTCGAGTTCCCGAGCGCGAGGTCGCGCAGTAGGCTGAGGGTCACTTCCGTCCCGACGGGTTCGTCGCCGTGAATCTGGTTGATGAGGTGGACGCCCGTGTCGCCGTCGCCGACCGTGACCTCCCAGATGGGTCCGCCGAGGCCGGCCGACCGACCGATCTGCGTCAGCGAGATGCGGTCGCTCTTGCGGTCGAGGCGCTGCAGGTCGGCCGCGAGTTCCTCGTTCGTGTGGTAGGCGTTGAGGTTGTACGCGTGCTCGCTGCCCGGCCACGGGCCACCGGGGCGGTAGTTCCCGCGTCGGTCGTCGTCGGCAACTGCGGTCCCGGTCGCCGCCAGCCCTAGGAGGGCCGTTCCGGTCGTTTTCAGATAGGTACGTCGTCGCATGATACTGTTCAACTGGACTAGATTACGTATAATAATTTTGGCCGATTTTTCGAAAGAAAGTGGTGCGAGGTCGTCCGCCGGACGGGCTCCCGTCGATTCGACCCTCCGGTCACGGCGACCTGTCGCTCGCCGACACCGTCGCGGTAGGTTTTTGCGTCCGACCACGTATCAGCTGCATGAACAGACACCGGGCGGTACTGGTCGTCCTGCTGTTCGTCGCCGCCGCGCTGGCGTACGCGCTGGTACGGCCGTTCCTCCAGTACGTCCTGCTCGCGGTGTTGTTGGCGTACCTCCTCTACCCGGTCCAGCGGCGTCTCGCCCCGCGCGTCGGCTCCCGGGTGGCGGCGGCGACGCTCATCACCGTGACGGTGGGGTTGCTGTTGCTCCCCGTCGCGGTCCTCCTCGGGGTGGCCGCCCAGCAGGCGCTCGGCATCGTCGAGTTGCTCCGGACCGGGGCGGCCAACTACGAGGGACTCGAACGGTTCCTCCGGACGACGTTCGGCGTCGCCGTCGAACTCGACGCGCTCCTGCCGACGATTCCGGAGCGACTCGGCGAGATGGTCAACCGGAACGGGTCGGAGGGGACCCAGCGCGTCCTCGCCGAGGCGCTGAACGTCGTGACGACCGTGACGAACCTCGGCATCGGCCTGTTCGTCACCTTGTTCCTGCTCTACTACCTGCTCGTCGACGGGGCCGACGTCGTCGGCTGGGTCCGACGCGTCCTGCCGCTCAGCCCGTCGGTCCAGCGCGACCTCCTCGGCGAGTGCGACCGGCTCATGTGGGCCGCCGTCGTCGGCAACGTCGTCGTCGCGCTGGTACAGGGACTCCTCACCGGCATCGGGTTCTACGCCGTCGGGTTCTCGGACGTCGTCTTCTGGACCGTCGTCACGTTCGGGCTCTCGTTGCTCCCGCTCATCGGGGCGTCCGTCGTCTGGCTCCCCGCGTCGCTCTACCTCGTCGTCACCGGACAACCGGTCCCGGGGGCGGCGCTGTTCGCCTACGGTGCGCTCGTCGTCAGCCTCTCCGACAACTACCTCCGGCCGGTCGTCGGCGGTCGGGAGGCGAACCTGAACCCGGGACTGTTCCTGCTCGGTATCTTCGGCGGCCTCGCCCTCCTCGGGGTCATGGGGTTGTTCTTCGGGCCGGTCCTCCTCGGGATGGCGAAGCGAATCGCCGAGGTCACCGCCCGGGAACTCGCGGAGGACTCCAGCATCGCGCGCTGATTCGCCCACTGCGACCGTCGCCTCGGACGACCTATACTCATACCCCGCGGGGAACGGGTGTAGCTACAACCGACTTGCGGCCGTCCGCCCTCGGAACACCTGCGGACGCGGGGTGTGGACGCACGCCGCCTCGCGCCGCCGGACGCGCGTTCCCGTTCCCCCGTCACCCGCCGCACCGACGACGGCCGGATTCGGATGGCACACACCGTCGTCGAGTCGGGGGTGACGGCCGCAGTGGATACCGACTCGACGCCCGTTCGTTTCGGCTACCGGTCGGTCTCCTCGTCGAACTGTTCCGGTTCCACGTCGACCGTGTCCGCGTCCGCGTCGTCGTCGAGCGCTTCGAGGTCCCGGCCGGCGTTGTACTCCTCGTCGCCGCCCGCCTCGCCCGTCAGTTCACCGTAGAGCGCCTCTCGAACCTCCTCCGGGGTGTCGAACTCCTCGCTCTGGGTCATGCGGTCGAAGACGCTCCCGAGCGACTCCGTCTCGTTGGGCAGGTCGATGGGCTGGTCCGCGTACTCCTTCGCCAGTTCCTCGCTCCGGACGGGGTACTCCCGCTCGCCGAGGTCGGTCTGGACCTCGTCGAGCAACGACTCGACGTTCTCCGCCCGCTCGCGCTTTCGCTCGCCGATGCGGTCCTGGGCGCGGTCTCTGTCTCCGGACATGGGGGTCTCGCTACGCCGGGACGACGAAAAGGTCTGTGGGCGGGCGGGAGCGTTGCCGCCGTCTCGACCGCTCAGTTCGTCGTGAGTATCTCGACGACGTCGCGGTGGTCCAGTTCGTGGTCGGCACCGATCTGCCGCTTGCTCCGGCAGTCGATGCCGTGGAGGAGGCCGTCGCCGATGTCGGTGTGGAGGAAGTACGCGAAGTCCTCCGTGGTGGAGTTCGGAGGGAGGAGGAAACAGTCCCGGAGGACCTTCCCCTCGTCGGTGACGACGCCCTTCGAACTCCCGGGGAAGACCGCCACGGCCCCGAGTTCGCCGAACAGCGCGGCTTCGAGCGCGCGCTGGACACCCGTCCCCTCGTACTCGGTGACGAAGTCGCGGATGCGTTCGAGGCCGGTCTTCTGCTCCATCGAGACGTCCCCCACGACCTCGAAGTCCGACGCGCCGGGCGTGTAGTCGACGACGCCGGCCTCGTCGGCCTTCTTCAGCGCCTTCTCGGCGTGGGCGCTCACCGGGACGACCGTGAGGTGGTCGTAGTCGGGGTCGGCGGTTATCTCCGCGAAGTTGGCCTGCGCCTCCGGCGTGTCCATCTTGTTGGCCGCGACGACCATCGGTTTCGTGCGCTTCCGTATCTCGCGGGCGAGTTCGAGGCGGTCCGGTTCCGTCCACGTGTCGGGGTCGAGGTCCAGCCCCTGCGCGAGGACGACCTGCTTCACCTCGTCTTTGGTGATGCCGAAGGCGTCCATCTGCTCGGCCAGCGACACCTCGACGTCCTTGTCGGCGCCGTGGTAGCCGGTGCGGTAGCGCTCGATGCCCTTCTCCAGGACGCCGAGGTACCACTGGTCGAGTTCGTCCTCGAGGAAGGCGATGTCCTCGCGGGGGTCGTGACCCTCCGTCGCCTCGCCCTCGACGTCCGTCGTCCCGGAGAAGTCGACGACGTGGACGAGGACGTCCGCCTCGTTGAGGTCGGTGAGGAACTGGTTGCCGAGGCCCTTCCCCTCGTGGGCGCCGGGGATGAGGCCCGCCACGTCGACGAGTTTCGTCGGGACGAACCGGGTGCCGCCCTCGCAGAAGCCCGTCTCGGGGGTGCAGGTCTCGCCGAACTCGGGGGCGGCGCACTCGACGCGGACGTACGCCTCGCCGACGCTCGGGTCGATGGTGGTGAAGGGGTAGGCACCCTCCGGCACGTCGTTCATCGTCGCGGCGTTGAAGAAGGAGGACTTGCCCACCGAGGGCTTGCCCACGAGACCGATCTTGTAACTCATTGGACTCGCTCGGCGA
This genomic window contains:
- a CDS encoding APC family permease, with product MSTSSTNEGNSLSRNIGLFGAVSTVVAGTLGAGLFVTLGTASATTGPSVILVVVLSGVLAMSIAINYSWMATIFPAAAGSYAYISRTFENRLPGFLVTWSKWLGYMAADAVLALGFGSYLQVFYPSVDPALAGFGLLTVLFLINLVGNKGYSVSQNAIFAFLMLAILVLVVPGSFSVDPANYQPFFTGGSDGFLAAAVPLFYAYIGIAVAGQMGAEVKNPGRNLPLAMAGGTLILILLYVWTAIVLYGVVADYTVLANSARPMATAAEAFLGDSAIAIVAIGGLLATASSVHAVMAAGIKMPYSWAWDEVFPKRFCEVNDRFGTPHWSLLTLYVVASALTFWSSGLDQVIVIATFSYLIAYFTVSITVLYVYFTKPDLASQAAFDIGGLLLLTGVVATLGAGALLTQAYQGSLTVYVPWLLVGIVVFAVYWYRGEQRDVDVDALLSTLPGVSATDREVTQGQGVGDD
- a CDS encoding M20 family metallopeptidase, with product MTDARVVDPDATIDLLQEMVRIPSPYFEEHDLADFVYAWLADRDLAPEYHHVSEPDITGYEGDNVVARLEGNDPDAPTLLLNAHMDTVKLVEDWAEDPCSGRIEDGKLYGQGACDMKGGLAAIMVAFEALAERDLAGDVLFTAVVDEEGPYGLGADRLVRDGYTDDCDAAIVTEPGPVLSQGDDVENPALVLGARGRFLYDITVRGKAAHGSQPEKGVNAVVDAGRVAEALTDIEVGTHPELGDGSVCPLLLDGGSQTLSVPERARLMVDRHVVVGESEADVRADAETAIAALDLESEVDVSFREAPEPDIRYGPYVTDPDHPLVGSLRGAAERVTGVAPAIAYFSSVGDFNYFGERAGLPTVIVGPDGENIHGAGEFVYTDEVVEVADIVVEGASDLLG
- a CDS encoding M14 family zinc carboxypeptidase; its protein translation is MRRRTYLKTTGTALLGLAATGTAVADDDRRGNYRPGGPWPGSEHAYNLNAYHTNEELAADLQRLDRKSDRISLTQIGRSAGLGGPIWEVTVGDGDTGVHLINQIHGDEPVGTEVTLSLLRDLALGNSKQVDLLLDELSFTVVPRVNPDGAMFEYDIDDDGTDEWIGRRTNTQDWAEGDSAYRPSYHYATPDDAHPGYDMNRDFNIALDADAIDEQDGSWSQSDSGVNYYDVEYEGYTLRSSGLMLAPEVRAVAASALRADPDYAITHHHQGRYLYPGSGDGNQPPKQTIMSVMPAYGEAYLDRSPFDFDGADVEQVVDPFIDAETSERSLQLNVLVEEALGQRGDSVFDSVTRYGYYPLWGSYLDTVCPNTGAAGLLYEVAGQTDDRGQQGFGQMVQATTVGFMATFEAMADGSIDDVDAEKYWDIPLTGDPLENPHGVDLPTR
- a CDS encoding AI-2E family transporter, giving the protein MNRHRAVLVVLLFVAAALAYALVRPFLQYVLLAVLLAYLLYPVQRRLAPRVGSRVAAATLITVTVGLLLLPVAVLLGVAAQQALGIVELLRTGAANYEGLERFLRTTFGVAVELDALLPTIPERLGEMVNRNGSEGTQRVLAEALNVVTTVTNLGIGLFVTLFLLYYLLVDGADVVGWVRRVLPLSPSVQRDLLGECDRLMWAAVVGNVVVALVQGLLTGIGFYAVGFSDVVFWTVVTFGLSLLPLIGASVVWLPASLYLVVTGQPVPGAALFAYGALVVSLSDNYLRPVVGGREANLNPGLFLLGIFGGLALLGVMGLFFGPVLLGMAKRIAEVTARELAEDSSIAR
- a CDS encoding redox-regulated ATPase YchF; translation: MSYKIGLVGKPSVGKSSFFNAATMNDVPEGAYPFTTIDPSVGEAYVRVECAAPEFGETCTPETGFCEGGTRFVPTKLVDVAGLIPGAHEGKGLGNQFLTDLNEADVLVHVVDFSGTTDVEGEATEGHDPREDIAFLEDELDQWYLGVLEKGIERYRTGYHGADKDVEVSLAEQMDAFGITKDEVKQVVLAQGLDLDPDTWTEPDRLELAREIRKRTKPMVVAANKMDTPEAQANFAEITADPDYDHLTVVPVSAHAEKALKKADEAGVVDYTPGASDFEVVGDVSMEQKTGLERIRDFVTEYEGTGVQRALEAALFGELGAVAVFPGSSKGVVTDEGKVLRDCFLLPPNSTTEDFAYFLHTDIGDGLLHGIDCRSKRQIGADHELDHRDVVEILTTN